One Gemmatimonadales bacterium DNA window includes the following coding sequences:
- a CDS encoding nucleotidyltransferase family protein → MSEPRGSPRGDVPSASGPELARPPVVGVVVLAAGASRRLPGPKQLLRYRGVTLVRRAAETAVAAGCGPVVVVLPPAAPQLRRELVDLDVRVVENARAARGLSTSLRAGLEALEAGGDPEAVLFTTCDQPHLTADVLRRLVATWAASRPKAVACEYAGTVGVPALFSRPLFAELRALEGDQGAKRVLQRHGSEIARIPFEPGSLDIDAPEDLDRLS, encoded by the coding sequence GTGAGCGAGCCGCGTGGCTCGCCGCGCGGCGACGTCCCGTCCGCGTCCGGACCCGAGCTCGCCCGCCCGCCGGTCGTCGGCGTCGTCGTGCTGGCCGCCGGCGCGTCCCGCCGCCTGCCCGGCCCCAAGCAGCTGCTGCGCTACCGCGGCGTCACGCTGGTCCGCCGCGCCGCCGAGACCGCGGTCGCGGCCGGCTGCGGGCCCGTGGTCGTCGTGCTGCCCCCCGCGGCGCCGCAGCTGCGCCGCGAGCTGGTGGACCTCGACGTCCGCGTCGTGGAAAACGCCCGCGCGGCCCGGGGACTCAGCACGTCGCTCAGGGCGGGGCTGGAGGCGCTCGAGGCGGGCGGCGACCCCGAGGCCGTCCTGTTCACCACCTGCGACCAGCCGCACCTCACCGCCGACGTCCTGCGCCGGCTCGTCGCGACCTGGGCCGCCTCCCGACCCAAGGCCGTCGCGTGCGAGTACGCCGGGACGGTGGGCGTGCCGGCGCTGTTCTCCCGCCCGCTGTTCGCCGAGCTGCGGGCGCTCGAGGGCGATCAGGGCGCGAAGCGGGTCCTGCAGCGGCACGGCAGCGAGATCGCGCGGATCCCGTTCGAGCCCGGCTCGCTCGACATCGACGCGCCCGAGGACCTGGACAGGCTGTCGTAG